A single genomic interval of Panthera uncia isolate 11264 chromosome A1 unlocalized genomic scaffold, Puncia_PCG_1.0 HiC_scaffold_17, whole genome shotgun sequence harbors:
- the GAPT gene encoding protein GAPT, with protein sequence MADHSTFSFLSCLLCHYLPLISASFCDSFIEREVESSKIPPDIVQVYINDCTVKNITYNKNDLQRLRLLNLSSNCIRTLPNDVLSHLKKKCLKELPRFLLNSTLQGITLVCTCEFIKGHTTLLNTACAEMLKSCGNTSLAVSIGLSLLLLLLICGIGCVWHWKHHNPVQFTLPRFLQRRSSRRKDYAKTLSDPLTVSSRHKISVQTQDYTSTGRGVNMYDNYENVQVGPPRAKEETDKELYENTRPTNFEEHIYGNETSSQYYNFQKPSTSEVSQDEDIYILPDS encoded by the coding sequence ATGGCAGATCATTCAACCTTCTCTTTCTTGAGTTGTCTACTCTGCCATTATCTTCCActcatttctgcttccttttgtgATTCATTTATAGAAAGGGAAGTGGAGTCGAGTAAAATCCCCCCCGACATCGTGCAAGTATACATTAATGATTGTACTGTAAAAAACATCACATACAACAAGAACGATCTTCAAAGACTCCGTTTACTCAACCTCTCCTCTAATTGTATCAGGACTTTGCCAAATGATGTTCTTtcacatctgaaaaagaaatgccTGAAAGAGCTTCCAAGATTCCTTCTTAACTCTACCCTACAAGGAATTACGCTGGTCTGCACCTGTGAATTCATTAAGGGCCACACCACACTACTAAACACTGCTTGTGCAGAAATGTTGAAAAGCTGTGGAAATACTTCATTGGCCGTTTCTATAGGACTTTCCCTTCTTTTACTGTTGTTGATCTGTGGAATTGGGTGTGTTTGGCACTGGAAACACCATAACCCAGTGCAATTTACCTTACCAAGGTTTTTGCAGAGgagaagcagcaggagaaaagacTATGCTAAAACGCTCTCAGATCCCCTCACTGTCAGCTCAAGGCATAAAATCTCAGTTCAGACCCAAGACTATACATCTACTGGGAGAGGGGTTAACATGTATGACAACTATGAAAATGTGCAAGTCGGTCCTCCCAGAGCTAAAGAAGAAACTGATAAGGAACTATATGAGAACACTCGGCCCACCAATTTCGAGGAGCATATCTATGGAAATGAGACATCATCTCAATATTACAACTTCCAGAAGCCTAGCACTTCTGAAGTCTCTCAAGATGAAGACATATATATTCTTCCAGATTCATAA